DNA from Cheilinus undulatus linkage group 20, ASM1832078v1, whole genome shotgun sequence:
AGAGAATTATTGATAATAGTTAATGCTCTGAtggtttaaaataaactgttacACACAGAATGTTCATGACCAAAACTGGCAGCATACATAAGtcacaatgaaaaataatataCTCAagtattttttccaaattcatcTTTAGTTTTTAAATCAAGTTCAAGCcttatcataaatatcaaatactATCAAATAGTCAGTGAGTCAGTACCAGGCtcatatatatatgtgtgtgggtCAGTACCAGGctcatatatatgtgtgtgagtcagTACCAGGctcatatatatgtgtgtgagtcagTACCAGGctcatatatatgtgtgtgagtcagTACCAGGctcatatatatgtgtgtgagtcagTACCAGGctcatatatatgtgtgtgagtcagTACCAGGctcatatatatgtgtgtaagTCAGTGCCAGGctcatatatatgtgtgtgggtCAGTACCAGGCTCATATATGTGTGAGAGTCAGTGCCAGGctcatatatatgtgtgtgagtcagTACCAGGctcatatatatgtgtgtgagtcagTACCAGGctcatatatatgtgtgtgagtcagTACCAGGctcatatatatgtgtgtgagtcagTACCAGGctcatatatatgtgtgtgagtcagTACCAGGCTGATATATATGTGTGTAAGTCAGTGCCAGGctcatatatatgtgtgtgggtCAGTACCAGGctcatatatatgtgtgtgggtCAGTACCAGGctcatatatatgtgtgtgagtcagTACCAGGctcatatatatgtgtgtgagtcagTACCAGGCTGATATATATGTGTGTAAGTCAGTGCCAGGctcatatatatgtgtgtgggtCAGTACCAGGctcatatatatgtgtgtgagtcagTACCAGGctcatatatatgtgtgtgagtcagTACCAGGctcatatatatgtgtgtgggtCAGTACCAGGctcatatatatgtgtgtgagtcagTACCAGGctcatatatatgtgtgtgagtcagTACCAGGctcatatatatgtgtgtgagtcagTGCCAGGctcatatatatgtgtgtgagtcagTACCAGGctcatatatatgtgtgtgagtcagTACCAGGctcatatatatgtgtgtgagtcagTACCAGGctcatatatatgtgtgtgagtcagTGCCAGGctcatatatatgtgtgtgagtcagTACCAGGCtgatatatatgtgtgtgagtcagTGCCAGGctcatatatatgtgtgtgagtcagTACCAGGCTCATAAGTACGTGTGTGAGTCAGTACCAGGctcatatatatgtgtgtgagtcagTACCAGGctcatatatatgtgtgtgagtcagTACCAGGctcatatatatgtgtgtgagtcagTAACAGGCTCataagtgtttgtgtgtaagtaCCAGGctcatatatatgtgtgtgagtcagTACCAGGctcatatatatgtgtgtgagtcagTGCCAGGctcatatatatgtgtgtgagtcagTGCCAGGCTCATAAGTATGTGTGTGAGTCAGTACCAGGctcatatatatgtgtgtgagtcagTACCAGGctcatatatatgtgtgtgagtcagTACCAGGCTTATACATATGTGTGTGAGTCAGTACCAGGctcatatatatgtgtgtgagtcagTACCAGGctcatatatatgtgtgtgagtcagTACCAGGctcatatatatgtgtgtgagtcagTACCAGGctcatatatatgtgtgtgagtcagTACCAGGctcatatatatgtgtgtgagtcagTACCAGGctcatatatatgtgtgtaagTCAGTGCCAGGctcatatatatgtgtgtgagtcagTACCAGGctcatatatatgtgtgtgagtcagTGCCAGGctcatatatatgtgtgtgagtcagTAACAGGCTctttatatatgtgtgtgtcagTACCAGGCTcacatatatgtgtgtgtaagtAACAGGCTCATATataggggtgtgtgtgtgtgtgtgtgtgtgtgtgtgtaactgCTGTCATTTCCTTGTTGTAGAGGCGTCACTGAGCAGCTCTCGGCCTGCAGCTCCAGCGGTCCATCGAGCCAAACAAACAGTACTTCGTCCTCACCGGTGAAAAACTCATATCCAAGCCAGAGCACCATCTCAGCGGTCAAACCCGGGCCTCTACCGGCTAATCTGGACGACTTAAAGGTACGAGGATGGAAGTTAAGGTAGGATTCTGTTAAACCAACAGTACTCAAACATCTCTCTTTGCTTTTATCTATGGCAGGTATCTGAGCTCAGGCAGCACCTGCGTATCCGTGGCATGCCCGTCTCTGGCACAAAGACCGCCCTCATTGAGCGCCTCAGACCCTTTAAGGACTCCAACGCCAGCTCCTCCCCCTCTGCTTCCTCTGACATCACAACAGTGACCTTCCCCGTCACCCCCACAGGCTCCCTGTCCTCCTACCAGTCCCCGTCCTCCTCCGGCGCTCTCTCCCAGGGCGGTTACTACCCTTACCCcagcacctcctccacccctccCATTTCCCCCGCCTCCTCCGAGCTCTCCCTCAGTGGCTCGCTCCCCGACAGTTTCAGCGACGTGCCCATGTCCTCGCCAACGCAGTTCAACCTGCAGCCGTCGCCCGCCCAGCTCGGCATGGAGGACGGCCTGGGGGGAGGCGGTCTGAGCGGGGGAGCACAGAGGGTGGGGGAGGGTGGAGGGATGGACGGGGTGGAGGCAGAGAAGGATAAGATGCTGGTGGAGAAGCAGAAGGTGATCGAGGAGCTGACGTGGAAGCTGCATCAGGAGCAGAGACAGGTGAGTAGGCCTCTGTGAGGATGGCTAAAGATCCTTTAAAGGTTTAATGAGCAACAACCTGTGGGGAAAAACACCAAAAGATGCAGTTttcctattataatagaccagcattaatcatgAATCATTAGTGTAATAGTGTAGATGAGTGTAAAGGTTGCAGTATCAATATTTGGTATGAAATTAATTCTTTgtttataaaaatctaaaaggaagtaaacttcatttaaagggACATTACACCAGACTGATATTTTGATACAGAGATACATATCTCTtgatctttgttgttttttaggtgGAAGAGTTGAAGATGCAGCTTCACAAGAGAAAACGCTGCTATGGAGCAGGTCAGGACCCcgtccctcctccacctcacGCCCCCCTCCACCACCAGCAGACCCCATCAATGATGGGCCAGCACTTCTTTGGTGTGACCATCAAACAGGAGCCCATGTCTCTGTCCTCCAGCTGTCCTCTGTCCTCCCCTAAGCAGCTCAAGAGCTCACCTGGGAGCTGCATGGAGGAGATGGGACACTGCAGCGCCCCCCTCCCTAGTATGGGGGGCCCCAGTGGGCCACAATGTATGGACACCAACCAGACCGCCGGCAGCCCCTCCACCATGTCAGCCTTCCTCAGTCCACAGTGCTCTCCACAGGACTCCCCCATTGGGAAGCCTTCAGGAAGCCCCCAGCCTTCCTCTCCTAATAACCCCTACATGCTAACACCTCCACTGGGGCGGGACGGCTGCCATCACCCCCACCCCCAGGGAAACAACAGAATACACAGTATGCAGGTAAAAAGTCTGTCAGGACAAgatattcttacattttagtGAATGTGGTGGAAAACAAGGAGCTAAAGCCTAATAATTTCATAGTTATAAACCTAAATGTGATCTGAACCGGTGTTCTAGTAGTGAGAAAGGTTCGCAGTGCTTTCAGTGTCTGTAACTGAAGTTTGGGCCTTTACCTAGCCCAGTTAAGGCCTCAGTATATCATTCTAATAACAGCAGGGTAGTTCTAGTGTCTAAACCTAGCCTGGTAGGTCCTACCCATGTGGACTAACCCTACAATGCAGGCTAAACATGACCATCCAGGCTAAGCACAACCATCCAGGCTAAACATGGCCATCCAGGCTAAACACAACCATCCAGGCTAAACATGGCCATCCAGGCAAAACATAACCATCCAGGCTAAACACAACCATCCAGGCAAAACATAACCATCCAGGCTAAACACAACCATCCAGGCTAAACATGGCCATCCAGGCTAAACACAACCATCCAGGCTAAACATGGCCATCCAGGCTAAACATAACCATCCAGGCTAAACACAACCATCCAGGCTAAACACAACCATCCAGGCTAAACACAACCATCAAGGCTAAAAATAATTATTCAGGCTAAACATAACCATCCAGGCTAAATATAACCATCCAGGCTAAAAATAATTATCCAGGCTAAACATAACCATCGAGGCTAAAAAAAACCATCCAGGCTAAACACAACCATGCTGGCTAAACACAACCATCAAGGCTAAAAATAATTATCCAGGCTAAACATAACCATCCAGGCTAAATATAACCATCCAGGCTAAAAATAATTATCCAGGCTAAACATAACCATCCAGGCTAAAAAAACCATCCAGGCTAAACACAACCATGCTGGCTAAACATAACTATCCAGGCTAAAAATAACCATCCAGGCTAAAAATAATCATCCAGGCTAAAAATAACCATTCAGGCTAAACATAACCATCCAGGCTAAACATAACCATCCAGGCTAAACATAACCATCCAGGCTAAAAATAATCATCCAGGCTAAAAATAACCATTCAGGCTAAACATAACCATCCAGGCTAAACATAACCATCCAGGCTAAACATAACCATCCAGGCTAAACATAACTAAGCTGGCTTAAAATAACCATTCAGGCTAAACATAACCATGCTGGCTAAAAATAACCATGGATGCTAAACACAACCATGCTGGCAAAACATAACCATCCAGGCTAAACATAACCATCCAGGCTAAATATAACCATCCAGGCTAAACATAACCATCCAGGCTAAACACAACCATCCAGGCTAAACATAACCATCCAGGCTAAACACAACCATCCAGGCTAAACACAACCATCCAggctaaaaaaaacatcaaggcTAAACATGACCATCCAGGCTGAACATAACCATCCAGGCTAAAAATAACCATCCAGGCTAAACATGACCATCCAGGCTAAACATAACCATCCAGGCTAAATATAACCATCCAGGCTAAAAATAATTATCCAGGCTAAACACAACCATCCAggctaaaaaaaacatccaggcTAAACACAACCATGCTGGCTAAACATAACTATCCAGGCTAAACATAACCATCCAGGCTAAACATAACCATCCAGGCTAAACACAACCATCCAGGCTAAACATAACCATCCAGGCTAAATATAACCATCCAGGCTAAAAATAATTATCCAGGCTAAATATAACCATccaggctaaaaaaaaacatccaggcTAAACATAACCATCCAGGCTAAACATAACCATCCAGGCTAAACATAACCATCCAGGCTAAACACAACCATCAAGGCTAAACATAACTATGCTGGCTTAAAATAACCATTCAGGCTAAACATTACCGTGCTGGCTAAAAATAACCATGCACGCTAAACACAACCATGCTGGCAAAACATAACCATCCAGGCTAAAAATAACCATCCAGGCTAAAAATAACCATCCAGGCTAAACATGACCATCCAGGGTAAACATAACCATCCAGGCTAAAAATAACCATGCAGGCTAAACATAATCATGCTGGCTAAACATGACCATGCTGGCTAAAAATAACCATCCAGGCTAAAACTAACCATCCAGGCTAAACACAACCATGCTGGCTAAACATGACCATGCTGGCTCAACATGTCCATGCAGGCTAAACACAACCATGCACGCTAAACATAACCATAGTGGCTAAACATAACCATGCAGGCTAAAAATAACCATGCTGGCTAAACATGATCATGCTGGCTAAACACAACCATGCTGGCTAAAAATAACCATGCTGGCTAAACATGACCACGCAGGCTAAACATGACCATGCTGGTTAAAAATAACCATGCTGGCTAAACATGACCATGCAggctaaaaataaacatgctgGCTAAACATGACCATGCAGGCTAAAAATAATCATGCCGGCTAAAAATAACCATGCTGGCTAAACATAACCATGCAggctaaaaataaacatgctgGCTAAACATGACCATGCGGGCTAAACACAACCATGCACGCTTAACATAACCATACTGGATAAACATAAGCATAAGGGTTAAACCTTATGATGAAGGCAGCAGCCCCCTCATCTTTACCTAAGGAAAAATGAGTACCTTTAGTACCTGTACAGTTTAGCATAAACCAGTTAAGTAGATATGCTTTCTAACAAGAACCCCTTGGTTAGGATTGAAAACATCATACTAAATTTCTGTACCGTAGTATTCTTACAGATGTCTTGTTGAATACTACAGATGCAGCAGAAGAATGGTGGCCAGCCTGGGAATTGTTCTTATCCTTCAGACCAAAGGGGCCTTCAGGGAGTTTTTCCAAACTCTACAGACTGTGGACATGACGGTCCAGCAAAGACAGAGAACCACAGCATACAACCAAAGGTGAACATTTGATCATCATTCACAGCCTCTGCAGTGTGGTGTCAGTGTCATGTATTCATCACCTCACGTTCACCtaactgtttttctcttttccatTAATTTGTGTTCTGTCTCTGACACGGTATGATTGTCTTTGTTGAGGTTCATCTGTTTCCATCACAAACTCCTTCTCATGTTGGTGACTTCTCCTGTACGAGAACACAACGCcaacctttattttaaatttgatgtatAAAATCCTGAGATGGTCTAATCACAGGGGCCTGAATACTAGTTCTTTCCTCTGCAatcattcatattttaaaccCCCCTTTGTAATTGGTGAGCTAACGTCACTCTTCGCCTGTCTCATGTAGATGTCAGTATTGCCGTCTCCTCGGCATGCTGGTCTAAAGAGCCAGGTGTCCCCCCCTGCCTTCAGTAGCTCAGAGTCAGATGACTTAAGACAGCCCCCATGCTATGAGGATGCAGTCAAGCAGGTAAACTCAAATTTACTCTAAATTTGGTAGAATATGGCTGGCCGaggattttattttactatCGGCGTTGCTCTGATTTCACCTCTCCTCATCCTGTctcttgtttttgtctcatcatGTGTTTCGCACCTCTCTAACTCACCCATCCGCTTGGTTCACCGCACTaactttccacctctgatgaGTCTGAGGCTGACCCATGATGAAATGGTACAAACTATTTTGAAGGCAGATCTTACTTTTACAGAATGAGTTTGAGTGTTTTAGTCAGGAAATTACAGGGAAGAAATAAAGGTATATCTGTCACCTCTCTAAagatttaatgcattttttaaagccTGGTTTTAAAGCCTTGTGTTTAATCTAAGCCATAGTTAGGCTGACCTACATCATTATAAGAACTACATGACTGTGTGTGGGTCTGACTGCTGCAGTACTCCACCCAAACACCTGCAGCTTCATCTGAGTGTTTAACATTGGAGATAGAGCTGATAGATATTGATCCTTAGTTGATTTTACTGCAATtactgcaaagaagaaaagaatggAAACCtcagagaaaatgaatgaacaGCAGTGAGGCAGAGGACGGGGGGGGGGTTTATGCACTTGTTCGTAGATGACGTCTGACTCTGGCAAGATTTCACAAATTCTATCTTtgtctgcagccatttatcttTCACTATTGTTATTGATGATGAGCAGGATGACCAATTATTTGAAGTAAATATGGAGAACAGATAAATCAGGAACATTTCTGGTTTTTAATCAACTGATTAAACAAATGATAGTTCACATTTCTAAGGTCAggtttgtcatattttttaagtttaagaaaATATTTGATAAGTTCCTAGCTACAGTTTGGCTACAGCTAACAATAGTAGTCAAAATCTTAGTCTAACTCAGAGTCTCCATTGCTAACATATTAAGTAAAAACTGCAGTCCtttgagtgtccactagaggttGTCTCCTGCAGTGAGTCAGTCCCCATAGGGCACCATGTGGAAATGTCCAACTTTAGAGTAGGACTAAACATGCTTACGGCCTGGAAGAGACACTAGCTCTGCtgttaaatgcatgtttgattCGTGACCAGACATGATAGCTGTCAACAGCTTACATGTTTGCAGTGGTACTCAGTGCAAAAggataaaaagttaaacatttcaaaattcaCTTGGAATCATTGCATTTTATGTCTTGggtaaattgaaaataaatatttattttttaaagtgataaatcttgtcttgtctctaAACATGACCATGAGGATAAGAGTCCTGTCACACCCCTACTTATTATATATATTTCCACTgagcggtccggctcagttcagTGCAGCACGGCACgcattatttttgcatttccatagagcaaaagttggaaagggtcccaaaaagcCAACTTGTACCGTCCCACTGTTAAGCATCCTTCCGTAGGGGTAGCACTCTTACCtatccgtaccaaaaaggtaGAGCTACACACAATAATACAGGGTTGTACTGACGTCACCTCAGCACGCGACTCAGCTGCTCACCTCGGGGCTGCAAAACACAGCAGTCTGCTTTGTGAGGAACaggtgaaaacaggagaaaaacagactaatatctgcttaaatcggAAATATTCTGACTTGATGGAGATCCAAAATTTCTCTGTTTCCcagtaaatggacttgagcttgtaaagTCCTTTTCTattcatctgactactcaaagcgcttttacactgcaggtcacacgacacattcactcctcattcacacactgatagcggaggttgctatggagattTAACCATCAGTATTAGATAATCCCATCCAaacatccatacacatttacactccactgatgaagcagtgggagcaaactggggcTAAGGGTCTTGTCCATTAACgtgactgtaggagctgggTCACACAGGTACTTTATACATATTTGTATATCACTTTACttaaagtgggttaaaataCTGCTGATTCAGATTATTAtgaaagtcattattatgaaaGTCTACTAATACATTCATGTTCTATTAAGGTATCCATCCAGCTCCTCTAAATCAGTGCATCTGTAGTTATATTTAAGTtgttaaatataataaaatgctgttttgctttaatcacatattttgtttgtcataaaTACTCTAAGATTCTGAGTTGTAGTTGGAGCTTTTACCTGAGTTTGGGCACTAACATTATTGTTTGATACTTGAATAAACTTTAAAAGGTTTATCAGACAAAAACTCACCTTTGTTGCAGTTTTGTTTATCTATACCAACtcaaattctgaattttcactcaaagattttcatgttTGCTGCAAACCAGTAaacaactggtccagcctcaggacccaccagtttGTCTCACAATGGATCGCGACccaagtttgcaaaaaatcttCAACAACATGTTTAGTTGATTGAGTATATttcagtttggagcatgattggaccagaacaacatttattaaaaaaaaaaaaaaaaaaaaaaaaaaaggacaaaactgacaaattttacaCCCTCTTCCCATCATTTGTGTCAattgttgccaattttccagaaaacttgtgaaattacttcattatcatgggaaagtagccatttattgcatgAAGAGGAGATACATTAGTTTAAatactgatcaaacatttaaatttacccactTTCACCATAAActgggtaaaataaaatgcatgtccAATGAGGACTTCAGGGCCTTTGCCACCAAAAGAAGCTAAAGGTGATCTGTCTCCAAAATAAGCTTGTATCCAGTCTCTACACTGCACCTCTTTGTGGACTGCCTGAAAGCTTGAATATTTTACAGACCAACCCTTTAATTCAAACTCATAGATGTTGACTACTCTGTCTTAAAATTGACCcgttgtttttgtgtctgttgcAGCAGCTGACCAGAAGTCAGCAGATGGACGAGCTGTTGGATGTGCTCATCGAGAGTGGAGGTAAGGACAGATCCTTGAAcatatttaacagatttcaGGCGCAGTCTTTTGTGGGATTACTGTCACATCTATGATCTGGGTCTACAGTAAACCCGAGCGCTCTGTgaccctccctcctctcctctttctctttaaGAGATGCCCGCTAACGCCCGAGAAGAGAGGGAGCGATCCTCTGTAACCAAAGTTGTGCCTCACATTAATGTGTCCCCAGGGTGCCCCGGCCACCTTATCCCGAGGTTCCACCGCCACTACGAACACCTGAGTCCCTCCCAGCTGCCGTATGACAACGCAGCCAATCACATCGCAGAGAGCCATCTAGAGACTCTGCTGGGGAGTCCGATCGCTCGGGGAGGGGAGGTGGCGCTTCTAAAAATGGCTACGGAGGACGGAGGGCAGGAAGACGAAGGGAACAGAGACAGCGAAGGCTACAGCAGCCCCCACAACCACCACCGCCACCTGCACCACCCGCAACAGGACAAACTGATGACCAACAGAGAGCTGATGGATACGCCTCTGTCCCCCATCGGCACCAAGGTGTCCTCCGTCCCCGAGGTGCAGGGCATGGTCAGCATGACGTTCAGCGAGACGTCGTGGGAAACGATGGAGTGGTTGGACCTGACTCCGCCCAGCTCGGCAACGGCCTTCAGCGTGGCTCCGCCCACTGGGCCGAGCATCTTTAACACAGAGTTCCTGGATGTGACAGACATTAACCTGAACTCTGCCATGGACCTGCACCTGGAGCACTGGTGAACATGGTGCCGACAAAGCATGCTATCCAAGCTAGCATCATTCTAACCGAATACAAGACACCAGCCTGCACGGAGCTGAACGGACCGCTACACCAGCCACAACCAAACCAAAGAACTAAACGTGCC
Protein-coding regions in this window:
- the myocd gene encoding myocardin isoform X3 gives rise to the protein MSAVRRSEVLVYGPKDRRSPGQLQRTTRGHGDGAQLTETRNNRPTEELTPSEGQKDSASDGSSLDDQMRLKRARLAEDLNEKLALRPGPLELVQKKIIPLDSTLTMTVNHGKFPKQEDSYAFEEDSSSESLSPEQHHSDESQGSACPSSEAVGSTASSSSSPALTSPRQGGTSQDPPDQSQDEGQSVANNNQATPPIPVPAIVKSKTSDKNRHKKPKDVKPKVKKLKYHQYIPPDQKAEKSPPPMDSAYARLLQQQQLFLQLQILSQQKHAHSHTPSQQQHVHNQHTPAQQRQPAFSYQPHPPSQTHKGVTEQLSACSSSGPSSQTNSTSSSPVKNSYPSQSTISAVKPGPLPANLDDLKVSELRQHLRIRGMPVSGTKTALIERLRPFKDSNASSSPSASSDITTVTFPVTPTGSLSSYQSPSSSGALSQGGYYPYPSTSSTPPISPASSELSLSGSLPDSFSDVPMSSPTQFNLQPSPAQLGMEDGLGGGGLSGGAQRVGEGGGMDGVEAEKDKMLVEKQKVIEELTWKLHQEQRQVEELKMQLHKRKRCYGAGQDPVPPPPHAPLHHQQTPSMMGQHFFGVTIKQEPMSLSSSCPLSSPKQLKSSPGSCMEEMGHCSAPLPSMGGPSGPQCMDTNQTAGSPSTMSAFLSPQCSPQDSPIGKPSGSPQPSSPNNPYMLTPPLGRDGCHHPHPQGNNRIHSMQMQQKNGGQPGNCSYPSDQRGLQGVFPNSTDCGHDGPAKTENHSIQPKMSVLPSPRHAGLKSQVSPPAFSSSESDDLRQPPCYEDAVKQQLTRSQQMDELLDVLIESGEMPANAREERERSSVTKVVPHINVSPGCPGHLIPRFHRHYEHLSPSQLPYDNAANHIAESHLETLLGSPIARGGEVALLKMATEDGGQEDEGNRDSEGYSSPHNHHRHLHHPQQDKLMTNRELMDTPLSPIGTKVSSVPEVQGMVSMTFSETSWETMEWLDLTPPSSATAFSVAPPTGPSIFNTEFLDVTDINLNSAMDLHLEHW
- the myocd gene encoding myocardin isoform X1 is translated as MSAVRRSEVLVYGPKDRRSPGQLQRTTRGHGDGAQLTETRNNRPTEELTPSEGQKVLQLRLQQRRTREQLADQGIMPHSASDGSSLDDQMRLKRARLAEDLNEKLALRPGPLELVQKKIIPLDSTLTMTVNHGKFPKQEDSYAFEEDSSSESLSPEQHHSDESQGSACPSSEAVGSTASSSSSPALTSPRQGGTSQDPPDQSQDEGQSVANNNQATPPIPVPAIVKSKTSDKNRHKKPKDVKPKVKKLKYHQYIPPDQKAEKSPPPMDSAYARLLQQQQLFLQLQILSQQKHAHSHTPSQQQHVHNQHTPAQQRQPAFSYQPHPPSQTHKGVTEQLSACSSSGPSSQTNSTSSSPVKNSYPSQSTISAVKPGPLPANLDDLKVSELRQHLRIRGMPVSGTKTALIERLRPFKDSNASSSPSASSDITTVTFPVTPTGSLSSYQSPSSSGALSQGGYYPYPSTSSTPPISPASSELSLSGSLPDSFSDVPMSSPTQFNLQPSPAQLGMEDGLGGGGLSGGAQRVGEGGGMDGVEAEKDKMLVEKQKVIEELTWKLHQEQRQVEELKMQLHKRKRCYGAGQDPVPPPPHAPLHHQQTPSMMGQHFFGVTIKQEPMSLSSSCPLSSPKQLKSSPGSCMEEMGHCSAPLPSMGGPSGPQCMDTNQTAGSPSTMSAFLSPQCSPQDSPIGKPSGSPQPSSPNNPYMLTPPLGRDGCHHPHPQGNNRIHSMQMQQKNGGQPGNCSYPSDQRGLQGVFPNSTDCGHDGPAKTENHSIQPKMSVLPSPRHAGLKSQVSPPAFSSSESDDLRQPPCYEDAVKQQLTRSQQMDELLDVLIESGEMPANAREERERSSVTKVVPHINVSPGCPGHLIPRFHRHYEHLSPSQLPYDNAANHIAESHLETLLGSPIARGGEVALLKMATEDGGQEDEGNRDSEGYSSPHNHHRHLHHPQQDKLMTNRELMDTPLSPIGTKVSSVPEVQGMVSMTFSETSWETMEWLDLTPPSSATAFSVAPPTGPSIFNTEFLDVTDINLNSAMDLHLEHW
- the myocd gene encoding myocardin isoform X6, which produces MTLLGSEHSILIRSKFRSVLQLRLQQRRTREQLADQGIMPHSASDGSSLDDQMRLKRARLAEDLNEKLALRPGPLELVQKKIIPLDSTLTMTVNHGKFPKQEDSYAFEEDSSSESLSPEQHHSDESQGSACPSSEAVGSTASSSSSPALTSPRQGGTSQDPPDQSQDEGQSVANNNQATPPIPVPAIVKSKTSDKNRHKKPKDVKPKVKKLKYHQYIPPDQKAEKSPPPMDSAYARLLQQQQLFLQLQILSQQKHAHSHTPSQQQHVHNQHTPAQQRQPAFSYQPHPPSQTHKGVTEQLSACSSSGPSSQTNSTSSSPVKNSYPSQSTISAVKPGPLPANLDDLKVSELRQHLRIRGMPVSGTKTALIERLRPFKDSNASSSPSASSDITTVTFPVTPTGSLSSYQSPSSSGALSQGGYYPYPSTSSTPPISPASSELSLSGSLPDSFSDVPMSSPTQFNLQPSPAQLGMEDGLGGGGLSGGAQRVGEGGGMDGVEAEKDKMLVEKQKVIEELTWKLHQEQRQVEELKMQLHKRKRCYGAGQDPVPPPPHAPLHHQQTPSMMGQHFFGVTIKQEPMSLSSSCPLSSPKQLKSSPGSCMEEMGHCSAPLPSMGGPSGPQCMDTNQTAGSPSTMSAFLSPQCSPQDSPIGKPSGSPQPSSPNNPYMLTPPLGRDGCHHPHPQGNNRIHSMQMQQKNGGQPGNCSYPSDQRGLQGVFPNSTDCGHDGPAKTENHSIQPKMSVLPSPRHAGLKSQVSPPAFSSSESDDLRQPPCYEDAVKQQLTRSQQMDELLDVLIESGEMPANAREERERSSVTKVVPHINVSPGCPGHLIPRFHRHYEHLSPSQLPYDNAANHIAESHLETLLGSPIARGGEVALLKMATEDGGQEDEGNRDSEGYSSPHNHHRHLHHPQQDKLMTNRELMDTPLSPIGTKVSSVPEVQGMVSMTFSETSWETMEWLDLTPPSSATAFSVAPPTGPSIFNTEFLDVTDINLNSAMDLHLEHW
- the myocd gene encoding myocardin isoform X12 translates to MTLLGSEHSILIRSKFRSVLQLRLQQRRTREQLADQGIMPLNHGKFPKQEDSYAFEEDSSSESLSPEQHHSDESQGSACPSSEAVGSTASSSSSPALTSPRQGGTSQDPPDQSQDEGQSVANNNQATPPIPVPAIVKSKTSDKNRHKKPKDVKPKVKKLKYHQYIPPDQKAEKSPPPMDSAYARLLQQQQLFLQLQILSQQKHAHSHTPSQQQHVHNQHTPAQQRQPAFSYQPHPPSQTHKGVTEQLSACSSSGPSSQTNSTSSSPVKNSYPSQSTISAVKPGPLPANLDDLKVSELRQHLRIRGMPVSGTKTALIERLRPFKDSNASSSPSASSDITTVTFPVTPTGSLSSYQSPSSSGALSQGGYYPYPSTSSTPPISPASSELSLSGSLPDSFSDVPMSSPTQFNLQPSPAQLGMEDGLGGGGLSGGAQRVGEGGGMDGVEAEKDKMLVEKQKVIEELTWKLHQEQRQVEELKMQLHKRKRCYGAGQDPVPPPPHAPLHHQQTPSMMGQHFFGVTIKQEPMSLSSSCPLSSPKQLKSSPGSCMEEMGHCSAPLPSMGGPSGPQCMDTNQTAGSPSTMSAFLSPQCSPQDSPIGKPSGSPQPSSPNNPYMLTPPLGRDGCHHPHPQGNNRIHSMQMQQKNGGQPGNCSYPSDQRGLQGVFPNSTDCGHDGPAKTENHSIQPKMSVLPSPRHAGLKSQVSPPAFSSSESDDLRQPPCYEDAVKQQLTRSQQMDELLDVLIESGEMPANAREERERSSVTKVVPHINVSPGCPGHLIPRFHRHYEHLSPSQLPYDNAANHIAESHLETLLGSPIARGGEVALLKMATEDGGQEDEGNRDSEGYSSPHNHHRHLHHPQQDKLMTNRELMDTPLSPIGTKVSSVPEVQGMVSMTFSETSWETMEWLDLTPPSSATAFSVAPPTGPSIFNTEFLDVTDINLNSAMDLHLEHW